From a single Candidatus Methylomirabilota bacterium genomic region:
- a CDS encoding ABC transporter ATP-binding protein, which produces MAERLLEVKNLKTYFFTDEGTVRAVDGVDLYIDKSETLGVVGESGCGKSVTALSVMRLIPQPPGKIVEGQIFYDGKNLVDLPAGQMRKIRGKEISMIFQEPMTSLNPVFTCGEQIAEALRLHEGLGRRDAMDKTVEMLKLVHIPNAERRVKEYPHQLSGGMRQRIMIAMALSCNPKLLIADEPTTALDVTIQAQILELLNELKARLKMAIMLITHDMGVIAETAQRVVVMYAAKVAEEASVADLFKEPLHPYTQGLLRSIPRIDLAATERRRLEVIGGTVPTLRGDIAPGCRFAPRCPFVKPVCTEKDPVLKEVKPGHKVSCWLY; this is translated from the coding sequence ATGGCCGAGCGCCTTCTCGAAGTCAAGAACCTCAAGACCTACTTCTTCACGGACGAGGGGACGGTCCGCGCGGTGGATGGCGTCGATCTCTACATCGACAAGAGTGAGACCCTCGGCGTGGTGGGCGAGTCGGGCTGCGGCAAGTCGGTGACCGCGCTGTCGGTGATGAGGCTGATCCCGCAGCCGCCCGGCAAGATCGTGGAGGGCCAGATCTTCTACGACGGCAAGAACCTCGTCGACCTGCCGGCGGGCCAGATGCGGAAGATCCGGGGCAAAGAGATCTCGATGATCTTCCAGGAGCCCATGACCTCGTTGAACCCCGTGTTCACCTGCGGGGAGCAGATCGCCGAGGCCCTCCGCCTCCACGAGGGCCTGGGGCGCCGCGACGCCATGGACAAGACGGTGGAGATGCTCAAGCTCGTGCACATCCCCAACGCCGAGCGCCGCGTCAAGGAGTACCCGCACCAGCTCTCCGGCGGCATGCGCCAGCGCATCATGATCGCGATGGCGCTGTCCTGCAATCCCAAGCTCCTCATCGCCGACGAGCCCACCACCGCGCTCGACGTCACCATCCAGGCGCAGATCCTCGAGCTCCTCAACGAGCTGAAGGCGCGGCTGAAGATGGCCATCATGCTGATCACCCACGACATGGGCGTCATCGCGGAGACCGCCCAGCGGGTGGTCGTCATGTACGCCGCCAAGGTCGCCGAGGAAGCCTCCGTCGCCGACCTCTTCAAGGAGCCGCTCCACCCGTACACTCAGGGCCTCCTGCGCTCGATCCCCCGTATCGACCTCGCCGCCACCGAGCGGCGGCGGCTCGAGGTGATCGGCGGCACCGTGCCGACGCTGCGGGGCGACATCGCGCCGGGCTGCCGCTTCGCCCCGCGCTGCCCGTTCGTGAAGCCGGTCTGCACCGAAAAGGACCCGGTGCTCAAGGAAGTGAAGCCCGGCCACAAGGTTTCCTGCTGGCTGTACTGA